The genomic region GGTAATGCCCCAACCAGGTCAGCAACGTGGCCAACAGCGACTGCATGTAGGCGTCGTAGGCGTGCGCCTCATCGATCACCACGACCTTGCCGGACAGGCCCAGCAGGCGCATCACGTTGTGCCGCACCGGCAGCACCGCCATCAACGCCTGATCCACCGTGATCACCGACATCGGCGCCAACAGGCCCCGCTTCGCCCCGTACAACCACTGCAACGCCGTCCTGGCCACCGCGGACTCATCCGAGACCACGCCCCCACCCGATCCGGTGGTCAGGTGCAGGCGGGACATGCTGTGCACCAGGGTCACCGCCGAGGGCCCGGTCACCGCCCGCTGGGTGAACTGCCGCACCCGGGTGTGCATCTGATCAGCGGTGGCCATGGTGGGCAAGGCGAACACGACGCCTGAGACCCCGGCGGCCTGCCCCAGCATCGACGCGGCGACCAGCGCGGTCTCGGTCTTGCCGTCCCCCGGAGCCGCGGTCACCACCAACAACCCCGCACCCTTCACCCCGGTGGCCAGCTCCTGCTGCACGCTGCGCTGCAACGCATTCGGCGCGAACTCCCACACCGCGCTCACCTCGGTGGCCGCCACCACCGCCTGCCCCAGCCCGGCCTCCCGGATCACCTCCGGCATCACCGCCAGGCTCCCCGCATACCACTGCGCCACCGTGCGGGCCGGGTCGTCCTGGCGGACGGTGATGAAGGAGAGCTGGCTGACCAGCCAGTCGGCCAGCACCACCACCCCGGCCACCAACGCAGCGGCCGGCACCTCGAAGGTCACCGGCATCGGCGGGGCGCCTACCGCGGTGTGCAGGTGCTCGACCAGCAGGCGCCGCTGCTGGGCCCACTGCTGCTCGCCCATGGCCTCCGGCCAGCGGTAGAGCCGCTCCTCGCGCTCACCCACCTCGTGGAAGCAGCCATGGTGGCCCCCGATCACCTGAGCGGCCACGCACTGCGGAGAAGCCCGCCACCGGCGCGCCCACGCCGCGCCGAGTTCGGCCAGCAACGGCGCCACCGCGATCTGGCCCGCCAGGTCATGCCTGATCCGCGGAATCGAGCCGTCCACCGGGTAGCCGGCCAGGCGCTCAAGCTCGGCGAAGGCGGCCTTGTCCAGTCGCTGAAACACCTCGGTGATCTTGCCCAGATCGTGCAGACCCGCCCACAACGCCACCAACCGCCGAGCATGCTCCTCCGTGACCCCCATCCCCCGTGCGATCACCCCACGCTGAGACGCAGACAGCACCACCTCCCACAACACCCACGCCGCCGCGGCCGCATCCGCCCCATGGCAGGCCACCGGGTACCGCTTCCGCAACCCCTTGGACTTGCCCCACAACTGCCACTGCACCAACGCCCACCCATCCACTCCCAGAACACTGGTCACACCACGGCACCCGAATGGATACCGTGACCCCCTGACAAGTCCAGGCCCGGGACCACTCGCACTACCGAACGCCAGCGGCGCTGCCCCTTGAAAACTCAACATGGTGCGGAAACACCGCAGGTCACGAAGTGTCCGCCCCACGCCCGTGGGGATGTTCCGGCGGCTGCGGCGCCGGTGCGGTTGCTGCGGCCGTCCGCCCCACGCCCGTGGGGATGTTCCGCGATCCACGGTGGACAGATCGGGCCACTGGCGGTCCGCCCCACGCCCGTGGGGATGTTCCGATGAGCTGGAGCGAGACCTGCGACCAGGCCGCGTCCGCCCCACGCCCGTGGGGATGTTCCGAACATCCGGCCCGCGGTGACCGACGTCGTGATCGTCCGCCCCACGCCCGTGGGGATGTTCCGCGCGGGGAGCCAGGCGGGATACCGATGCCAGAGTCCGCCCCACGCCCGTGGGGATGTTCCGGCCCGTCCGCACGGCGTTCGCCGGGACGGTGCGTCCGCCCCATGCCCGTGGGGATGT from Crossiella sp. CA-258035 harbors:
- the cas3 gene encoding CRISPR-associated helicase Cas3' — translated: MLSFQGAAPLAFGSASGPGPGLVRGSRYPFGCRGVTSVLGVDGWALVQWQLWGKSKGLRKRYPVACHGADAAAAAWVLWEVVLSASQRGVIARGMGVTEEHARRLVALWAGLHDLGKITEVFQRLDKAAFAELERLAGYPVDGSIPRIRHDLAGQIAVAPLLAELGAAWARRWRASPQCVAAQVIGGHHGCFHEVGEREERLYRWPEAMGEQQWAQQRRLLVEHLHTAVGAPPMPVTFEVPAAALVAGVVVLADWLVSQLSFITVRQDDPARTVAQWYAGSLAVMPEVIREAGLGQAVVAATEVSAVWEFAPNALQRSVQQELATGVKGAGLLVVTAAPGDGKTETALVAASMLGQAAGVSGVVFALPTMATADQMHTRVRQFTQRAVTGPSAVTLVHSMSRLHLTTGSGGGVVSDESAVARTALQWLYGAKRGLLAPMSVITVDQALMAVLPVRHNVMRLLGLSGKVVVIDEAHAYDAYMQSLLATLLTWLGHYRVPVVLLSATLPRVISDALINAYLRGSRGKAHRPDSFAIDYPGWLFVDAAGGDTVRPSPAAVAEMAVMRTSTLAVDLVSVPESPEDSRRAVLGELLAPLRVRGGRVAVVCNTVDSAQATFEDLLDWAGEEVEVSLLHARLPDEDRAAVAADVLTRHGKGPRSKGKPSIVVATQLIEQSLDVDFDLVITDVAPVAQLLQRAGRCHRHERPDRERGAWPGQARLVVLVPVEKSGEFAMPPVWRSIYPRYLLERTLTVLRARQGKPVAIPGEVSGLVGEVYDEFSMDQDDQRWWTEYEGQRLAQRDQAGWVMVPEAGVISRLEELSQAPVVDAGLLERREVELTTRLGADTQRVVCCFVDDQGRRWLDRNRWIALPGEHAAAKSRPSTAVIRMVMGRSIPVRASLLSEHSDSEAARLPASWESTPWLGDLRIIPLPLPLPLPLPLPLPLPLTGTRSGSVVIGRRRFSLDDRLGLVITKLG